In Megalops cyprinoides isolate fMegCyp1 chromosome 25, fMegCyp1.pri, whole genome shotgun sequence, a single window of DNA contains:
- the LOC118771688 gene encoding chloride anion exchanger-like yields MTQSVRQFAVTRPLYSEDLFAFQHEKIYRQQKTPLDHVKAYFTCNPKRAKSAALSLLPVIGWVRMYRIKEWLLSDIVSGVSTGLVAVLQGLAFSLLASLPPGYGLYTAFFPVIVYFFLGTSRHISVGAFPVLSLMLGAVVTQLVPDDGPPANITGFEGLTQDQQRVTVAASITFLMGVFQLAMGLLQVGFIVMYLSDTLVSGFTTAAAVHILVSQLKFVLGLVIPGHSGPLSITFAIEKIFVHIRESNIIDLVISVIIMVVVYFVKEFNERYKAKLPVPIPIEIIMTIVACGVSYGFNFKENYDVDVVGAMGTGYEAPMVPDLEVIQLTAMEAFPMAIVGFAVAFSVAKVYAIKHDYVIEGNQELIAFGASNIFGATFRSFAASTALSRTAVQESTGGKTQIAGLLSAMVAMVVTMAIGFLLEPLPKCVLGALVIVNLKGMLKQFGEVPDLWRKDKPDCVVWVVACASSIVLGLDLGLAVGLAVELLTVVFRTQFPRCSVLANIKGTEIYRDRKDYLCIYEPEGVKIFRIPSPIFFANIEFFREKLVESVGFNPLQVLRKRNKALRKIRKLLQQGELQITEKGLLHTGSTPIEELEDEGNTDDLDQPANFQDLPVQVNWNAELPGHIRVPKIDVHSIILDFSAVSFLDISALKGLRVALKEFIRVDVEVYIVACDSHIFKKLHSCKFFDSEIKTSIFFLTLHDAVLHILEKHPTLPEATSTCGKALSHGHHGIHRNGGCSLRSRESAFLN; encoded by the exons ATGACGCAATCTGTCAGGCAGTTTGCGGTCACTAGACCGCTGTACTCCGAGGACCTGTTCGCCTTCCAGCATGAGAAAATCTACCGGCAGCAGAAGACCCCGCTGGACCACGTGAAGGCATATTTCAC CTGTAACCCAAAGAGGGCAAAgagtgctgctctctctctgctgcctgtcaTTGGCTGGGTGAGAATGTATCGCATCAAGGAGTGGCTGCTGAGTGACATCGTGTCTGGAGTCAGCACTGGATTGGTGGCTGTGCTGCAAG GTCTGGCGTTCTCCCTGCTGGCCTCCCTGCCCCCAGGCTATGGGCTGTATACGGCCTTCTTTCCTGTCATCGTCTACTTCTTCCTGGGAACCTCCAGGCACATCTCAGTGG GTGCATTCCCGGTTCTTAGCCTGATGCTGGGTGCAGTAGTGACACAGCTGGTGCCAGATGATGGTCCGCCGGCCAATATCACAGGGTTTGAGggactgacccaggatcagcagAGGGTCACAGTGGCTGCCTCTATCACCTTCCTCATGGGAGTGTTCCAG CTGGCCATGGGGCTGCTGCAGGTGGGGTTCATTGTCATGTATCTGTCCGACACCCTGGTGTCTGGGTTCACCACAGCAGCGGCAGTCCACATCCTGGTATCGCAGCTGAAGTTTGTGTTGGGGCTGGTTATACCAGGCCACAGCGGACCTCTATCCATTACCTTT GCCATAGAGAAGATATTTGTTCATATCAGAGAAAGCAACATCATTGACCTGGTAATATCCGTCATTATCATGGTGGTGGTGTACTTTGTGAAGGAATTCAACGAAAGGTACAAGGCCAAGCTTCCTGTACCCATCCCCATAGAGATCATCATG ACTATTGTTGCTTGTGGCGTTTCCTACGGATTCAACTTCAAGGAAAATTACGACGTAGATGTCGTGGGCGCAATGGGGACTGG TTATGAGGCCCCGATGGTGCCGGACCTGGAGGTCATCCAGCTGACTGCAATGGAAGCCTTCCCCATGGCCATCGTGGGCTTCGCCGTGGCTTTCTCTGTGGCCAAGGTGTACGCCATCAAGCACGACTATGTTATCGAAGGAAACCAG GAGTTAATTGCTTTCGGGGCCAGCAACATCTTCGGGGCGACCTTCAGGTCATTTGCGGCGAGCACTGCCCTCTCCAGGACTGCTGTGCAGGAGAGCACAGGTGGTAAAACCCAG ATAGCTGGCTTGCTCTCAGCAATGGTGGCAATGGTTGTTACTATGGCAATCGGATTCTTGCTTGAGCCACTACCCAAG tgtgtgttagGGGCACTGGTGATTGTCAATCTGAAGGGGATGCTGAAGCAGTTTGGAGAAGTCCCTGACCTCTGGAGGAAGGACAAGCCGGACTGT GTTGTGTGGGTGGTGGCCTGTGcctcctccattgtgcttgggCTGGACTTGGGACTGGCTGTGGGCTTGGCAGTGGAGCTGCTCACTGTGGTATTCAGGACTCAGTT TCCCCGCTGCTCTGTCCTGGCCAACATCAAGGGGACGGAAATTTACAGAGATCGGAAGGACTACCTCTGT ATTTACGAGCCAGAGGGTGTGAAGATCTTCAGAATTCCCTCTCCAATCTTCTTTGCCAACATCGAGTTCTTCAGGGAAAAACTGGTTGAATCA GTGGGATTCAACCCTCTGCAagtgctgaggaagaggaacaaGGCCCTGCGGAAGATCAGGAAGCTCCTGCAGCAGGGGGAACTGCAGATCACAGAG AAGGGCCTGCTGCATACGGGCTCCACACCCAtcgaggagctggaggacgagGGCAACACCGACGACCTGGACCAGCCCGCCAACTTCCAGGACCTTCCCGTCCAGGTCAACTGGAACGCCGAGCTTCCAGGCCACATCCGTGTCCCCAAAATCGACGTGCACAGCATCATCCTGGACTTCTCCGCCGTCTCCTTCCTCGACATCTCGGCGCTGAAGGGCCTCAGAGTG gcTTTGAAAGAGTTCATCCGAGTGGATGTGGAGGTCTACATCGTGGCATGTGACT CGcatatttttaagaaactgCACAGCTGCAAATTCTTTGACAGCGAGATCAAGACGTCCATTTTCTTCCTGACTCTCCACGATGCCGTGCTTCACATCTTGGAGAAACATCCAACCTTACCAGAGGCCACATCCACATGTGGAAAG GCTCTCTCGCACGGTCACCATGGCATCCACCGCAACGGCGGCTGCAGCTTACGGAGCCGAGAGAGCGCG TTCCTGAACTAG
- the LOC118771690 gene encoding GTPase IMAP family member 9-like, whose protein sequence is MPGANEMRIVLLGKTGHGKSSTGNTILGERVFEARLSPRPVTQATQREERVVNGRNIVVVDTPGFFDAGITEKSLRRAIVTCITYCAPGPHAFLIVLGVHRYTPEERDTIRQIRRIFGKKVLEYAVVLFTRKDDLQREGLTIEEFVAEDNDLSALVNVACRGRYHSFNATDMGNRAQVLELLRKIDVMVMHNGGGCYTNEMLGAVPLLQSLKDIWRFIDALLIELAGMGTGALLGAFYGVI, encoded by the exons ATGCCGG GAGCCAATGAGATGAGGATTGTGCTACTTGGGAAAACCGGACACGGGAAAAGCAGCACAGGGAACACCATCCTGGGAGAGAGGGTGTTTGAAGCCAGGCTGTCTCCACGCCCTGTAACACAGGCAACACAGAGGGAAGAAAGGGTAGTCAATGGGAGAAATATTGTTGTGGTTGATACCCCAGGCTTCTTTGATGCTGGTATCACAGAGAAATCATTAAGGCGCGCTATAGTGACGTGCATTACTTATTGCGCTCCCGGCCCCCACGCCTTCCTCATTGTGTTAGGTGTACATCGATACACCCCTGAAGAAAGAGACACGATCCGGCAGATCAGGAGAATTTTTGGAAAGAAGGTCTTGGAGTACGCTGTGGTGCTTTTCACACGTAAAGATGATCTCCAACGAGAGGGGCTCACCATCGAGGAGTTTGTGGCAGAGGATAACGATCTATCTGCGCTGGTCAATGTGGCATGTAGAGGCAGGTACCACTCGTTCAACGCCACAGATATGGGAAATCGGGCCCAAGTCCTAGAGCTACTGAGGAAGATAGATGTCATGGTGATGCATAATGGAGGAGGCTGCTACACTAACGAGATGCTGGGAGCAGTACCACTGCTACAGAGCTTAAAGGATATATGGCGCTTCATTGATGCCCTGCTAATAGAATTAGCAGGGATGGGAACGGGGGCGCTGCTTGGAGCATTTTATGGAGTG aTCTGA
- the LOC118771964 gene encoding E3 ubiquitin-protein ligase Hakai-like isoform X1 — protein MDQTDNDLQGTDGSGSLGGPDVRRRIPIKLISKQAIRCKPVSRPQRTMNRIPSKPQTGDEEGFSYKPEDRFECKSGDAFGSQRRFPQQMFWDCKMNLIGEKDDTPVHFCDKCGLPIKIYGRMIPCKHVFCYECAVLHEKKGDKLCPGVSLYSCTDPVQRIEQCLRGSLFMCSMVPGCKRTYLSQRDLQAHINHRHMRGGKPAASRPGLSGGDGLHLPPASELPDRFLLPPDKHRLPPPHLPKPHVLLPPPLQHGNHDPYGQPPPHDDLRPAQPPPPSASSDLGPSRSLAQETFRIATVTTRKHSNLITVPIHDDSAGSASSQREPLPQPGPGPTPPHHHPGDYTGQPVVSHPHHMMAPQQHYGPPPPPPPPISHPMQHPPQGSGTPHMVYNQAPPPPLSTAPPPITPPPGHLINQMPPYMNHPPPGPPPQHGGPPVSAPPPHHYNPSSMSQFSEDQGTLSPPFTQPGGLSPGIWPAPRGPPPPRMQGPPPQGQMPGPHHPDQSRYRPYYQ, from the exons ATGGACCAAACTG ACAATGATTTGCAGGGCACAGACGGCTCGGGGAGTCTGGGGGGTCCCGATGTCCGTAGAAGGATCCCCATCAAACTAATATCCAAACAGGCCATCCGGTGCAAACCCGTCTCCCGTCCGCAACGAACAATGAATAGAATTCCCTCTAAACCACAGACAGGGGATGAAG AAGGCTTCAGTTACAAGCCAGAGGACAGGTTTGAGTGCAAGTCTGGAGACGCATTTGGAAGTCAACGGAGGTTTCCTCAGCAAATGTTCTGGGACTGCAAG atGAACTTGATTGGGGAGAAGGACGACACGCCTGTGCACTTCTGTGACAAGTGTGGCCTGCCTATAAAGATATACGGGCGCATG ATCCCCTGCAAACATGTGTTCTGCTACGAGTGTGCTGTGCTTCACGAGAAAAAGGGCGACAAGCTCTGTCCTGG TGTGTCCCTGTACAGCTGCACAGACCCGGTCCAGCGCATCGAGCAGTGCCTGCGCGGCTCCCTCTTCATGTGCAGCATGGTGCCGGGCTGCAAGCGCACCTACCTGTCCCAGAGAGACCTGCAGGCCCACATCAACCACCGGCACATGCGGGGGGGCAAGCCGGCGGCCAGCCGCCCGGGCCTGAGCGGGGGCGACGGCCTGCACCTGCCCCCTGCCTCTGAGCTGCCCGACCGCTTCCTCCTGCCCCCGGACAAGCACCGGCTGCCCCCTCCTCACCTGCCCAAGCCGCACGTCCTGCTCCCGCCCCCGCTGCAGCACGGCAACCACGACCCCTACGGCCAGCCGCCGCCGCACGACGACCTGCGCCCCGCCCAGCCGCCGCCGCCCTCTGCCTCCTCCGACCTGGGGCCGTCCCGCTCCCTCGCCCAGGAGACCTTCCGCATCGCCACGGTGACCACGCGCAAGCACAGCAACCTCATCACCGTGCCCATCCATGATGACTCTGctggctccgcctcctcccAGAGggagcccctcccccagccaggCCCcggccccaccccaccccaccatcaCCCCGGGGACTACACAGGCCAGCCCGTCGTGTCACACCCCCACCACATGATGGCGCCGCAGCAGCACTATGGTccgcccccgcctcccccgccccccatcaGCCACCCAATGCAGCACCCGCCCCAGGGCTCCGGGACCCCCCACATGGTGTACAaccaggccccgcccccacccctaTCCACTGCCCCGCCCCCCATCACCCCTCCCCCTGGACACCTGATTAACCAGATGCCCCCTTACATGAACCACCCCCCACCcggcccccctccccagcaTGGCGGACCCCCTGTCAGCGCGCCCCCACCGCACCACTACAACCCCAGCTCCATGTCGCAGTTCTCTGAGGACCAAGGGACGCTCAGCCCCCCCTTCACCCAGCCGGGGGGGCTGAGCCCCGGAATATGGCCCGCCCCCAGGGGGCCTCCTCCCCCTCGGATGCAGGGTCCTCCCCCCCAGGGCCAAATGCCTGGACCCCACCATCCTGACCAGTCCCGGTATAGACCCTACTACCAATAG
- the cd36 gene encoding platelet glycoprotein 4, giving the protein MGCCSVRCGLIAGATIGALLAVLGGVLIPVGNSIIKDNVKKEAVIENGTTAYENWVSTGGIVYRQFWLFDVKNPLEVLQYGAKPVLTEKGPYTYRTRYLPKENITAHSNHTIAFILPAGAIFEPSLSVGPEEDNVTSLNLAVAGAYSLVPKELHGVLNLLIQANKASLFQYRTVKEILWGYQDPILSDIVGVFAPYNGTYDGYYNVFTGKDDISKVSIVDRWKGERQLNFWNDTYCDMINGTDASSFPPFLDKKKQLYFFSSDICRSVSAEFDSSQDLKGIEVYRFMLPALTLAAPSTNPDNLCYCKDTLVTRNCTMAGVLDVSSCRDGAPIYISLPHFLHGSAFLREAVIGLNPSEDQHSTFLDVEPITGFTMRFAKRLQVNMMYGPSNTITVLKQIKDYTIFPVLWLNETAALDDETADMFKAELTSRIQLLEAVQVALLSVGSIVCVLCSIASCVVDRNSLSKLV; this is encoded by the exons ATGGGTTGCTGCAGCGTGAGGTGTGGGCTCATCGCCGGGGCGACGATAGGGGCTCTGCTGGCCGTCCTTGGGGGCGTCCTCATCCCGGTGGGCAACTCCATCATCAAGGACAACGTCAAGAAG GAGGCTGTCATAGAGAACGGCACCACGGCCTACGAAAACTGGGTTTCCACAGGAGGCATCGTGTACAGACAGTTTTGGCTGTTTGATGTGAAAAATCCCTTGGAAGTATTACAGTATGGAGCGAAGCCAGTTCTGACTGAAAAAGGACCGTACACATACAG GACCCGCTACCTGCCCAAAGAGAACATCACTGCCCACAGCAACCACACCATCGCCTTCATCCTGCCTGCCGGTGCCATATTCGAGCCCTCTCTATCTGTCGGACCAGAAGAGGACAATGTTACCTCTCTCAACCTCGCTGTTGCC gGTGCATACTCTCTCGTCCCCAAAGAGCTTCACGGCGTACTGAATTTGCTAATACAAGCAAACAaagcctctctctttcagtaCAGGACAGTAAAAGAAATCCTTTGGGGCTATCAGGACCCAATACTAAGTGACATAGTGGGAGTTTTTGCTCCA TACAACGGCACGTATGATGGTTATTATAATGTTTTCACTGGAAAGGATGACATCTCAAAAGTGTCTATTGTAGACAGATGGAAGGGTGAAAG GCAGCTGAACTTCTGGAATGACACATACTGCGACATGATCAATGGTACAG ATGCTTCCTCATTTCCTCCATTCCTGGACAAGAAGAAGCAGCTGTACTTCTTCTCCTCAGACATTTGCAG GTCTGTTTCAGCGGAGTTTGACAGCAGTCAGGACCTGAAAGGGATTGAAGTGTACCGTTTCATGTTGCCCGCCTTAACGCTGGCCGCTCCCTCCACCAACCCAGATAACCTGTGCTACTGCAAGGACACACTGGTTACCAGAAACTGCACCATGGCAGGGGTCCTGGATGTCAGCTCCTGCAGGGATG GAGCACCCATCTACATCTCCCTGCCCCACTTCCTGCATGGCAGTGCTTTCCTGAGGGAGGCTGTCATTGGTCTAAACCCCAGCGAAGACCAGCACTCCACGTTCCTGGACGTTGAACCC ATCACTGGGTTCACTATGAGGTTTGCGAAGAGGCTTCAGGTCAACATGATGTACGGGCCCTCCAACACGATAAC tgtgtTGAAGCAAATTAAGGACTACACCATCTTCCCTGTGTTGTGGCTGAACGAG ACCGCGGCTCTGGACGACGAGACGGCGGACATGTTCAAGGCGGAGCTGACGTCACGGATCCAGTTGCTGGAGGCGGTGCAGGTGGCGCTGCTCTCCGTGGGCAGCATCGTGTGCGTGCTCTGCAGCATCGCCAGCTGCGTGGTGGACAGGAACAGCCTGAGCAAACTGGTGTGA
- the LOC118771964 gene encoding E3 ubiquitin-protein ligase Hakai-like isoform X2 — MDQTDNDLQGTDGSGSLGGPDVRRRIPIKLISKQAIRCKPVSRPQRTMNRIPSKPQTGDEEGFSYKPEDRFECKSGDAFGSQRRFPQQMFWDCKMNLIGEKDDTPVHFCDKCGLPIKIYGRMIPCKHVFCYECAVLHEKKGDKLCPGCTDPVQRIEQCLRGSLFMCSMVPGCKRTYLSQRDLQAHINHRHMRGGKPAASRPGLSGGDGLHLPPASELPDRFLLPPDKHRLPPPHLPKPHVLLPPPLQHGNHDPYGQPPPHDDLRPAQPPPPSASSDLGPSRSLAQETFRIATVTTRKHSNLITVPIHDDSAGSASSQREPLPQPGPGPTPPHHHPGDYTGQPVVSHPHHMMAPQQHYGPPPPPPPPISHPMQHPPQGSGTPHMVYNQAPPPPLSTAPPPITPPPGHLINQMPPYMNHPPPGPPPQHGGPPVSAPPPHHYNPSSMSQFSEDQGTLSPPFTQPGGLSPGIWPAPRGPPPPRMQGPPPQGQMPGPHHPDQSRYRPYYQ, encoded by the exons ATGGACCAAACTG ACAATGATTTGCAGGGCACAGACGGCTCGGGGAGTCTGGGGGGTCCCGATGTCCGTAGAAGGATCCCCATCAAACTAATATCCAAACAGGCCATCCGGTGCAAACCCGTCTCCCGTCCGCAACGAACAATGAATAGAATTCCCTCTAAACCACAGACAGGGGATGAAG AAGGCTTCAGTTACAAGCCAGAGGACAGGTTTGAGTGCAAGTCTGGAGACGCATTTGGAAGTCAACGGAGGTTTCCTCAGCAAATGTTCTGGGACTGCAAG atGAACTTGATTGGGGAGAAGGACGACACGCCTGTGCACTTCTGTGACAAGTGTGGCCTGCCTATAAAGATATACGGGCGCATG ATCCCCTGCAAACATGTGTTCTGCTACGAGTGTGCTGTGCTTCACGAGAAAAAGGGCGACAAGCTCTGTCCTGG CTGCACAGACCCGGTCCAGCGCATCGAGCAGTGCCTGCGCGGCTCCCTCTTCATGTGCAGCATGGTGCCGGGCTGCAAGCGCACCTACCTGTCCCAGAGAGACCTGCAGGCCCACATCAACCACCGGCACATGCGGGGGGGCAAGCCGGCGGCCAGCCGCCCGGGCCTGAGCGGGGGCGACGGCCTGCACCTGCCCCCTGCCTCTGAGCTGCCCGACCGCTTCCTCCTGCCCCCGGACAAGCACCGGCTGCCCCCTCCTCACCTGCCCAAGCCGCACGTCCTGCTCCCGCCCCCGCTGCAGCACGGCAACCACGACCCCTACGGCCAGCCGCCGCCGCACGACGACCTGCGCCCCGCCCAGCCGCCGCCGCCCTCTGCCTCCTCCGACCTGGGGCCGTCCCGCTCCCTCGCCCAGGAGACCTTCCGCATCGCCACGGTGACCACGCGCAAGCACAGCAACCTCATCACCGTGCCCATCCATGATGACTCTGctggctccgcctcctcccAGAGggagcccctcccccagccaggCCCcggccccaccccaccccaccatcaCCCCGGGGACTACACAGGCCAGCCCGTCGTGTCACACCCCCACCACATGATGGCGCCGCAGCAGCACTATGGTccgcccccgcctcccccgccccccatcaGCCACCCAATGCAGCACCCGCCCCAGGGCTCCGGGACCCCCCACATGGTGTACAaccaggccccgcccccacccctaTCCACTGCCCCGCCCCCCATCACCCCTCCCCCTGGACACCTGATTAACCAGATGCCCCCTTACATGAACCACCCCCCACCcggcccccctccccagcaTGGCGGACCCCCTGTCAGCGCGCCCCCACCGCACCACTACAACCCCAGCTCCATGTCGCAGTTCTCTGAGGACCAAGGGACGCTCAGCCCCCCCTTCACCCAGCCGGGGGGGCTGAGCCCCGGAATATGGCCCGCCCCCAGGGGGCCTCCTCCCCCTCGGATGCAGGGTCCTCCCCCCCAGGGCCAAATGCCTGGACCCCACCATCCTGACCAGTCCCGGTATAGACCCTACTACCAATAG